A window of Epinephelus lanceolatus isolate andai-2023 chromosome 3, ASM4190304v1, whole genome shotgun sequence genomic DNA:
actatctgacctatTGAACGTGAGCTATCTGAGTGAAAGGATACTGTacctgttcctctgtcttgtcagGGCTATGTCCTACTGCCATATTTTCCTCACTGATTGTGGGTCAAACGTCGCTAAAGTCTTCTGATGGATGTGAAAAACGCAGAAAATTGAGTTTCCGAGtcagtgtgcaaacatgattgacatggttatatatatttttagaggTCTGACAatcatggacaaaaaaaaaaaaaaactgactcagTATGCAAAGGCATTCAGTCTCACACAGGACACGAACACCGGTCACCTTAGTCCAAGTCTTCCACCTTCCCGTCTGCCCAcgagggctgtacccaaatattcggatattcgaatatttgtttctatgggtaggtattcattatgaaaatttggtattcgatattcattttttatttacttttttttttttttacatattttttttggtgataaatgtagtctttttgttgttggtaaatgtaggttatcaataaaatcaaaacttttaaattgcattgttaaaaatgtgaaaatatagtatagcctaccaacggagcttgtgcgcacggcacgcttgagcacatccgtctgaggctgtggatcactgccaagttttaccactattccctctaactcatagctgttttttcgttatcttttgaatttaatatgaattatggaaccgtttttgtcaacgtttgtttctcccgttttgtacaataaattattgtttaaagtttcaacaagtttcttttggagtgcgtgacacaagtgtgttttgaaaacgaccgcggactgtcacctgctcaacacatcagtaccttcggatgccatgacaataatagccaataatgtcaaaatatcattttcagaccgatttaacagacgatcactgctgcccgtcccgcaggtccatttacgggacccgcgggttacgggtcgacccgcgcatcactactcagctcagtctataaaggctgtacacacaacagtaaggctatagacattatattctgttCAGgctggcagaaccagcagcgcatcggctctacagtgcacggcactgctgattaaccattttattgcagcacagagtgtctgccagcaaccaattacttgcagaggcttcctacaacttgtttcaacggttccgatttaatcagaagacaaattaaacaggatgactagtcaatgtgaaaatcaaaagaaagcatagaataatgtactgaaggagactgttgtgccatcacatttttttgtggtttgagagcaaagatccggtcgccgctgtgcaaaactcagCAATACAGTTAGGTCCGAAAAAAACCCCAGAGGAGTGCTTCgcaaggagtctttgaaaggagctgagcctggcgtaaaaccggagagagcaggcagcacggcCACAGCAGCACTCAAACCGCCCGCCAGCCGtgaacgaatattcgaatattcgttatAAATTCTGCCGAAGGACCGAATGTTAAAAACTGGTATTCGGGACAGCCCATCTACCCACCCACCTTAATGCACTTAAccactctttatactatgtctGTTGCCTTGTCCGTCTAGTAACGATGCAGTCTCAACATTGGAGTTGGTTGAAACCTGGTGTGTTAGAGATGCCAAAAGGCGCCCAAGTAGCATACTTTGACGCCCTGGGTCAATCCAACTGGGTTTGACTTTTATCTAAATCTTTTCTCCTTTGCCTCCCCATCGTGCTGTATATTGTTCATGTTCCGTTGTACGTCTTTCTATCATTCTAACAATATGTTGCttacacaggaaaaaaaaattcagagatCAAAGAAAGGCTAGAAACCTGTTGGTAGTCTGAGTGTTGACTTAAACAGAATCGACTTTGTGCAAAATGAAGCTCTGCAGGTCTCTAAAGGGCCGTGCCCTCACTCGGTCTCTCTACATTTTGGGGGCACATATTTCGATCCTCTCATGGTCGTCCTGAAGCAAGTCCTGCCAACGCTTCCCACCTTTCATCTCTTACTTGTTGGTTTCGCTTAGCTGATCAATACCTTGGCTTCTATCAATCCCATGGCAAGGCTGAACATACTTGTGTCCAAGTATTTATAATTCAGATCCCTCCCTCGGTCAATCCTCTAGCCTGAAGTGAGAGTTCAATGCGACGGCAATATGTATCACGTGCATGACAGAGGCTTTGTCTGCTTTTCTCTTTTCGTCTCCATGTCAGTGAATTTATTGACAATCCTCAGCGTTGCAGCCCGATCATGCATTGATGAATGTGTTCTTTGCCTTGAAGTCATGTTTGAATCAGTAGCCATCGTACTTTTTTTCTCGCATCAAGAGGGAATAAACAATGAACGCTAATCGCGGCTGCCATTTCCAGGAATACTTTTGATCTGTAGGTCAATGATGGATTAGTACTGTAGAGGTTCGATACTCAGAGCAGCCCCAGATGCCAGATTGCCGTGAAGCTGCAGTGGTGTAGGATGTGGGCATAGAAAACCTGCGCCCACCATGTGGGCTCTCTGATCCAGCAGTGAATACACCTCCAACTGCTTTCTGAACTAAGATTTGAAAAGTGTTGCATTGACAATACAGTTAACACAAGTCCCAAGCGGCCAGCGCATGTGTGGTTTTCCTGGTGGAAGCTAGTGTTGCCTGGATACAAAGCTACCAAACAGCATTTACCACAGGAgttatgaaataaaacacatagAAATTAAATCATGGAGCAACAGCAGCCACAAATTTTCAGTTATGGACATGGCGTTTAAGCAGAGGCTTAAAAGGAtattctgtttttctgatttgtCCATCCCAGTTTAAAGACCAACTTCCTGGTTTAACTTCGACCTGCTGTACTTTTGAAGACATAATTTTCCCATACAATGATGGATTATAACCAACATGTCCGATGTGATTAATTACGGTTTAGATTCTTTGGCTAAACTGCTTCTTTACAAGCTGTTTCATCACCTCTGTTTGTTGCTACGTTGGATCTTGTTGGAATCTGCCCATTTTTACAGATCCCAGCAGTTAGGTTAGTGACTGCAGTGTTACGGCTCATAGAAATGATGACCAAGAGTATGAAATTAAAACCCCATTTGTAGAAGTACCAATAAAATAATTGCAGTGAAGAGTATTTCTGAACAGTTAAGATATAGAATATACTGTGTCGGTTAAGTCCGTTTTTTAAGAGTGCGAGAAAAGTGGGTTTTCTTTAAAAGAAATTGAACATTTTACTGGTTGGCCTTCTTGTTTTCACCAAGTCAAGCAGGGTAGGGTCACCATAAATGATTCAGTGTTATCGGGAACTGACAGTTTCCCAAGAGAATGAAGTCTCCAGTTAATGTAGCCAATGTGTAGACAGGTGTGAAAGAGACGGTGATTTCTCATactcagaaatgtaaaaaacaagTTGTGGTAATATGCTTACAAGGTCTTTTCAACAGACACACAAGCTTTCTTTTTTCACTTACACACAACAAGACAATGCCTACTAACACACTCCTCAAGTGAGGACCCAGCAGTGGTGACATTTCCAAAATAGGACTAAAAGCAAAATTATAAACAGCACCTTGAGCCCCGAAGGACGAGACTCTGTCTCCAGCCTGAGGGTCCCAAGGCCCCTAAGGCCCTGAGCCTTGCCGGGAGTCTCTAATGATCAGGTCATGTAATATTAActacaggaggaggtggagccTGTGCTACCACCCCCAACCAACACCAATTTATCTTTGATAGTCAGATAATCCCAAAAGCACACAGCAGTTCAGTGTGTGCATTACAGGTTACTGGCTtttgattttaaattattttctgaCCATATTAGTGCGAAAAACCTCCGGATTTTATTTATAGCACAACTGTTATTCAAAATTGCACTGCGATTaagtagaaaatgttttagtttcAGAGGCCCCATATTGGTCTAAATGCTGTTTCAGAAGATTGCCCTCAAACACTAAGAATATAGCTATTCATCTAATCTACTCAGGGCTTGTAAACAGAGTGTTTAAAATTAAATACTGGCTGCAATATAAAACTTTAATGTTAATAACGCACACATTGTTGATTAgggaacacagacaaacaacctTTCAGTCCGCCTCATTTGGGATCCCCCCTCTATTATGtgcatttctttgtttcttttattttcacaaaTGTATGCTCACATAGAATCCTCAGATCCACCATTACTGTCTGGCGCAGCCTCCCTGATGACTGTATGCTTACTGTAACAGAACGCTGTATTAGAGCGTAGACTCCAAAGCCTCTCGTTAACCCTGTATTGTCTTCAACGAGCCCGAGACCGCCCACTGTGGTAATCTGTCTTAAAGCTCCTGCTGAGGACTCCCCACATCGCACAGTCAGTCTCACTGTAGCTCAACAGACTATGTCTCCAGTAGAGAGATGCAGTATTTCCCTCAACTTTCTTCTCCCCCGTGCCATCCGCTGACTTGACAAGCTATTTCCTGCTATTATGAACCTAAgggagcaggtttttttttacagagccTTTCCACTGTTGCTATAGTTACTTAGCAGTAGGAacattggctgcagcagttcaAGTGAAGGCACTTTGCATGTAAGCGTATGTTTCAACACAGACAGTTTTCAGAAAtttcaaacattaaaatgtgGGATGCTTGCAGACCAGTGCTTGTTGGCAAGAACACATACTGTTTGTCCTCATTTCAGTTTAATACCACTTTATTCATCCAACactgaaaaactaaaaagtcagtttaaaatgtaagtaatcattaaaaaataagacATAGGAAATATGGGACATTTTTTTGCCCGTGACCCTTGAAGGCAACACCATGTCAAAGGTTGGGTATGCTTTGGTGTGTTCAGATGTGAGGAGTTCAATTAAGAAGAGATGTTGCCTTCTTGGGTTGTTGTATTTTTGGATTGTTATATTTAAGGGTCTGAAAAGGTAAAATTATCTGGTATTTTAAACACTACAAGCAGAGCTCAGCAACCACACATTACTGTTGCCTAATGTGAGGAATCTACCATTTCTCTATCAAGTTATTTCTCCTTCATTTTGTAGTAATTCTTAGGGTCCTACTTCATTGGATGACTTTAAATTTAGTTCACTGTGTGCTGAATTTTGAAGTTAAATGTTTCCCTAAATAATGGTCTGAAATTTATTATGAAAGCTGAAAATGGTGGATGTGTATTTTACCTTTGTTAAACTTGTGCCATGGGTCACTGACGGCAGTCACATCTGCAACGGCCCCAACTCTTTTGTGTCTCAATCAGAAGGTATAAGTGAGCAGCTCAGCaatagaagaaaatgttggctttgtacaTTGCAGCAAACCATGAGTACGTGTCATTTATGTTTTCATGAGTAACATATCTAAACTGGTTTTGATTTAGCAAGTcgtggctgtgtttccagtgggtttgtagccaccaaatgtgtgtgttttgtaccaACCAGGAACTGTTTTCCCACGActagcagttgtttttttaccaagacatcgctgtgtcTCCTCTgagatagtggcatgaaaagagGTTAttctttactgagacattgcagCGTTTCTTGTCAGAACACTTCTcccattttaaaccaaaatatgatcttttcctaaccacaatcaaatggtttttgtgtctaaatccaaccacatgttcaccacagcgttgttgaaatagaaagtttcaatgtatccactacataataacgtgGTTTACAGAaaggtacaatgccaacatttctttcTGTTGTTGGTTGAAGTAGGATGAAACCATGATTGCTTCTTGTGTTGTGTCCTTGCTTCCGTGCCTCTCCCCTTTCTACTTATGGTTACGTTATTGATCTGCTTAGCAGACTCTGCTGTTACATGTTATAGATGTCCTCGCTTTATATCTGTCTGCCAACCTATTCCCAACATCTCTGAACCGTCACAATCCTGTTCTaaaggccaatttccaccagatgcgtgttggttgcgtctgcgctccggcacggcagtggagccgataggattcaattctagtcaatgtgtgtacttccaccggctgcggctgtgctgcgttccggctccgtctcagctccggcactccagagccctccgcaacagatacgcaggacttctatttttgccggacgccggagcacaacgcagcaattcagcacagagcagatcgtgcggggcaggaagtcgtgcacagaaacacaataaaacatctggttaattttcaaaagaaaatacacagtgttcacagcggatcatatttccctgcactacaccttaaaaactacataatgggcagaggcaggcctgaagtcaacaggtcagaggttttcagacgtcatttcaccccgttgacaccatggacgaggagatattaatcatggcagtgcacagatgtcttccggcggagctgcaccgcaccgcacagcaaatgcagccggtgggtattgacggacggcggagcatgcagcggataaccagtgctgccgttccgcaacggacacgcatccagtccGGCGTAACACACTTGTCACATAGCATTGAAAAAAGAAATAGTAGTTGGTCAATTAAAGTTGGTTTTAACCAGAGTAAGGAGAGGATGCCAATCAGGGAAAACTTTTCCAAAGAAGAGCTGTGCTAATATCCATATTTACTGTTTGCTAATGCCATTTGAATTGTACATTTACATATAGAATATATTCAAATTACGTAAACAGTATTTGTTAAGATTAAACTGTGAGATCAGAGATTAAAACAGTGACTAACATCCTTGTGCTACCTCAGTTTAAATGCAAATAGAGTCACTGCAAACAGCTAAttaatgttaaataattaaggGCTGAGGAACACAACTTGTTTGCATCAGTTTTATCAAATTGTAAGCTTACTAATGTTCTACATGCATTCAAAAAAATGACGTGCAAACATTTTTGGAGATTTGTCAGGTTTTACCAAGCAGGACATTTATAGCTTTATTTATTCACTGGGGGGAAAGTCAATTCAATAAGGTAACTTACTGTTTTACATTTACCAGGTGGTATTCATGTAAGTTGTTATAGTTTTATTTGCAGTCTAGAGATATTTAGTGCTGAGATTTTTGCCACCACTCTGACACAGGGGAAATTGAGATTATTTTATGTGTACTGCTTAAACcatagaaaaaacacattttaaactacAGCTACATATTGTTCCAGAAACAGTATCCCATTTTCTCTGGACAATCTACAGATCTCACTTTCAGACATTTTTATTGAGGAACAGAAATATTTATAAATAGACAATGAAAGCTGTTGACAGTGAGGTCTGTGGTTTATCTCAAAATATTGTTTCATTcggaatattttttttttctgtcatgtgtGTGATGGTAAAAGGTCCAgtgattattaatttaattctgAGCATCACGTGAATCAGAGTTTACACCCAACACCGTAGCCTTTTAAGTTGTGTGTGAttcatcctggcttcatatgagtgaAGGAAAAGTCTGCTGAATGTCTAGCACaagacaattgttttgttgACGAACCTTGTGAGATGTAATGGAGCTAGCCTCTACGCTAATTTATGcagtgtaaaatgtcataggcttatgctaataatgttagcacgTTGGATTTGTGGGTTTTTAGCGAAAGActatttgttttgtctgtgaacattGTTAGAAATAATGGTGCTTTTAATATTGTGGATATTAAGccattgtttatgtgtgtgttttatgtgtgttagttgaatcaatcaaacttaactgaacttcacagaaactcaacACACTTGCACAGACACCCCGCAGCCAACTAGCATTTTGGAGGTGTAGTTGCAGAGCAATGCAGGAACACCATCACACAAGTACAAATGCTCAACAGTGCAGGCAACTTGGGTAGGCTATTGCGTAGGCTCTGCAAAATGTCCACATGCAACTTAATCAGCCTATAGAacatatattcaaatatatatatagaatgTAATCCTAAATCTTATTTCAGGGTCTCTGCCACTGTTTCTAAATTgtcctcctttttttctctccactcaGACATTCTATCAAAGTGGAACATACCCTACCAGAGGTGGATGAGGATGGCCTGCTGCAGAGAAGCTTGCAGGACGGACTGAGGGAGAACTATGTCAACTCCAACTCCTTCAAGCCCCCATTGGCCCGCTCGCTGCGTATCAAGGAAGAGCTGCTCAGCCAGAAGCACCGCCTCCTGAGTCAACCTGCTGCTCTTTCATTGGCTAATCTAGAGTCAGCCAGCTTGCTCAATCATGCGCAGTCCTACTCCTTGCTTGGCCAGAAGGGCTCTTCCTCTTTCTGGGGAAGCAAGGCACACCTCGAAAGCCTGATGAAGCTGAAGCAGGCCAGTGGAGCTCTGAGCGGGGCCCTTAGTGACCTCAAAGACCTGCCTACATTCCTGGAGAATCATCACCACAACCACCACGGAGCCTTCCCCTTCAAAAGTTCCCTCCATCACCACCACAATCAGGTCTCCAAGGCCCAACACCACCACAATGAGGGCAAGAGGGACCAGGGCCACTCACCTCCCGTCGACCTTAAGATCCCACAAGTCCGGGGCATGGATCTCTCCTGGGACTCCCACGCCTCTGAGCTGTATGGCTATGGTGCCATGGGGGTTGGGGGTGGTGGCCATGGGGAGAACACCCTGAGCCGGAAGCTGAGAGCCATCCTACCCAAGCAGAACCGCCGGGGAGGAAGCCTCGGAAGCCTGCTGGATGGGGCGGCTGACTACTGGAGCTCTGACTTGGACCACTCCAGTTCCGGACCAGCGTACTCCACCTCCGACGTGGAAGGGGACCCGAACTCCAAGCAGCCGAGGAAGAAGAGGGGCCGTTATCGCCAGTACAACAGCGAGATCCTGGAGGAGGCCATAGCAGTAGTGATGAGCGGGAAGATGAGCGTGTCCAAGGCTCAGAACATGTACGGGATCCCGCACAGCACCCTGGAGTACAAGGTCAAGGAGCGCATGGGAACCCTGAAGAACCCCCCAAAGAAGAAGCTCAAGCTGATGATGAAGATGGAAGCAGGAGGTCAGGATTTTCCTCTTGCAGAGTCAGAGAACACGCCCACCGCAACCCCACGAGACGACGGCCCGCCGCTGGCAGCTGCTGAGCTCAAGGACAATGTAAAAGAAGAGATTGATGACAATTTCAAACCAATCGACTAAACGACTTACACATGTAAACCTCAGTCAAATGACTAAAGTAATTTGAAAACGGATGGGGCTTTATTTGTGCCAATTTACTTTGCAGTATCTGGGTGAGCACAAACGCAGGGATAACATGAGGAGGATTCTTAAAACAAACTGGAGATAAACAACTAATCGGATGGTTTTTAACAAACGTCGTTTTAACGATGCTGTATAAGCATTTGTTTAGCTTTTATACCCAGGGGCTTAACAAATGCAGCTAAAGACATTAGTTAAATGACAATTGATGAAATTTCCATAAGCATGCTGATAATCCCCAGCCCAAAAACCCAACCCCCCTCTTTTATGAACTTGATACACTGAACCATTGCTGCTTATAAATGCAGTTTGGGCTTTGGACCAATCCAATTTGGGGGGGGAAATGAGGGGAAGGTTGAAAATTAACTCCTTAAAAAACTGACAAATTAGTCCCTTTACTGCTCCCCTCTCTCATGGAATACTAGCTGAAAATTGGTAAGTGAACTGTCTATTATATTTGAAGGCAACTGTAAGGTTTAATCATACCATTGATATTCCTCACCAGGGTTCTGAATCAAAACCCATTCTCTTATTGCCAGGTAGCCATGACGCTTGAACTGCAAaccttttctttcctccttaAGATATTCTGCTAATCTCTGTGCGGACAAAAGCAACATTAACCCGTCCTTTTTGAAtgagaaagacacacaaaagtCATTCAGGGATGCATGTTTGTGAGTTTCGTGGACACTACTGACTTCTATAATCGACTTCTTTTCCTCTATCTTTATcttttcatttgatttgttttgctttcttttGCACTACACTTTGGGTCTGGCGCTTACAGACCAGGTTACCTCGGCATTGTTGCCCTTGCATCATGCACTTATTATGGTCTGTCTCTGAAGCCCAGTCGCAACCTCGTAATGGGTCAGAGGTGCACAACGCCTGCGTACGCTGATCCATAATCAGATACCAGGAAGCTCTAAaaccctctttttttttgccaagagACAAGTTGAGGGGTAATGTGATTATGGATCAGCTGTTTTTAAGGCGGAATGCTACCTCATGGACCACCAACAGTGTCTCACTGCTGATCCTAGAAAGCTGGAGCCACCTTCAGGTTGCCCTCCAAATGGTGACCGAAGTGAGCTCATCCCATCCATGGAGATCTTATTGGATGAAAGCCTTTTAGGATCAGAATGTGAAACTCTGCTGCTATCCAGTTGATTATCTAGCTCCTATACAAGGCTTTAGCTAGCCTAAGCTAATGAGTTTTAGCTAGTCTGGGCTAACAACAACAcattgctgatgttttttttttttttcttttctaatcAAACTAAGCAGAAGCGGCTTAGGTGACGAGTTATAAAAGAAATTCTTCTCCCTCAAACCTCAGACAGTTTTAACGGCAGTTTACTACAACAATGTGCATTTATAGAGGGGATGTTCATTTTGGGATGGTGGGTGGGCAATATGCAGTGGGGAGGGGTAGTTGATAGAAGCGAGGGAAAAGCAGATTTAATATATTATAAATTATTATGACTGATGATGTAAAAGCCAATCCGTGATTCTGgatgatttcttttttcctcatttttaaCTCAGGGTAACTGAGACAGATGATGTGGGtttcaaatatggtcatttcctgttggaCCTATAgtagacagacaggaggacaagACACGCCTCTCACTAATGCTTTGTCTGCCAGAGGGGCCATGTAAGTAAATATGGCGGCGCCATAGCAGATAGACCTGCTACTGAATCATGACAAAGAACAGCAAACACGGACGCTGGGTTTAGGGATCGAACTTATGGCGCTAAACTTCTAAGatagcacttttcaaaagtaaGCGAAAAcacaagagagaaagaaagctgTTTGAGGTTATGCACGTAGTGTAGCTCTTCTCTGGGGGATATGGAGCAGAGAGCGACCAGGAGGGCAGAGACATGGAAGAAAAAAGCTTTAGTGTGTGAAGACTTTCAGAAAGCTGCAGCTTGGACCCAAActactcttttttttcctctcaattACCTCCacgatttaaaaacaaaaaaataaaaaaaggagaaaaaaatggtCGACAGCTTGAACAAGTTGAGTTTTGTGTAGTGTCGTCTCGTTGTTTTCCCTACCCTCGCCGCTGAAGCACCAGGGATAGAAAAACTATCATCATGTTTTACCATGTGGGGAAAGAATATCCCTCAGAGGACACAGGTGGATAGAAAAAATTATGCTCTTTTGGTATTTTCCATCAGGAAAAGATTGAAGGAGATGACAAAAGCTTTTTGGTCGTCATGTTTGTGTGCTCTGTGTTAAATGTTGCTCTACGCTCCTAACACTGCCTGGTGCTCACCCAGTCTGTGAGATTTTTAACATGAGAATTGTACCTCTCTGTTTAGATGAAATGATGATGATTCACTCCTTTTGAAATgtattgtacattttatttatttgattttttttctttgattattCTCTTAAAAATGGCATgcaccagttttttttttttggctgattttGGGGTCGGGCCAATTGAATATATTGTGTTGAGAGGATTTCACCAAAATCTCAACCTCATACTTATTTATGAATGAATCACAATCTAATAAGAATTTGAATCACTGACGACCTGTTGCAAACAATCTTAATTTCCCCCTCTGATGTTACTGGTTATCCACCTTAGCTTTGTAGCTCCCTTGGCTTGATTGGCAGGTATGCATGGCCAATGGGAAAAGCTCCACAAAAGACCCGTGGAAAAAATCTTTGGGGGTCATCATGCATGAAATGCGTCCAACACTGACAATGCTGAGCATTTAAAGTGTCTAAAAGGTTGTTGTGTGCGTTGAGTTGGACCCAGCGAAGGACAATGCACTGATCTGATAGTTAAAACAGGATCAAAGCTCCAGTGTTGGTGGAAAAGCACTTGTTAAGAACACGCCTCTGATGAAAGGCATGGTAGCTGCTCACTTAGCCAGCTGTGAATACAGTTTGACAAAATTTGACAAACATTGTGCCCCCTCCCTCTTAAAAAGTAGAACAAAAAGCTTGTTAGTCTGTTCATGTAATGCATGTAAAGCATGGATCTGTGctaatacaaaagaaaatacatgttTAAAAATAGTGTAATTGGCA
This region includes:
- the lcor gene encoding ligand-dependent corepressor, which translates into the protein MASLCKRQQCTVERRGFRQELDSWRHKLIHCVGFESILEGLFGPGLVKDITLFQDCEPEEVSDWSFDENCLFCCLRRERVKEHSVEKGGGSQVLSECEDFKQEQSRISRLERQAQDFLNAVFHRKDLPSFSEPHIPLVAREIMQRMIRQFAAEYTSKTTQDDSPLPNGTMKDQSLPRAASLAPAPCSPPGPLPAPSSPQSSASSSPSPTPGPGLSPTSAAAAASAPACTQSSNGMGASNGGGGGTAAASAQNPVLSKLLMADQDGPLDLSVKKNEVDPEPSQQDGVLDLSTKKNHSAGNLKTFPGFSPERGVKGHSIKVEHTLPEVDEDGLLQRSLQDGLRENYVNSNSFKPPLARSLRIKEELLSQKHRLLSQPAALSLANLESASLLNHAQSYSLLGQKGSSSFWGSKAHLESLMKLKQASGALSGALSDLKDLPTFLENHHHNHHGAFPFKSSLHHHHNQVSKAQHHHNEGKRDQGHSPPVDLKIPQVRGMDLSWDSHASELYGYGAMGVGGGGHGENTLSRKLRAILPKQNRRGGSLGSLLDGAADYWSSDLDHSSSGPAYSTSDVEGDPNSKQPRKKRGRYRQYNSEILEEAIAVVMSGKMSVSKAQNMYGIPHSTLEYKVKERMGTLKNPPKKKLKLMMKMEAGGQDFPLAESENTPTATPRDDGPPLAAAELKDNVKEEIDDNFKPID